From the Acidilutibacter cellobiosedens genome, one window contains:
- a CDS encoding J domain-containing protein — MKNPYEVLNIKEGASEEEIKKAYIELCKKYHPDKYSNNPLKDLAEEKMREINEAYDYLMENKNNNGYSNKKEYTNDTQLFREIRMDIQGSRLKEAEEKLNSINSRNAEWYFLTGALYQRKGWYDGAYSNFQTAYSMEPSNMEYRRAFELLNTANNNYRQPYGQRGNNDLCQMCTTLYCMDCLCESMGGDFIRCM; from the coding sequence ATGAAAAATCCATATGAAGTATTAAATATAAAAGAAGGAGCAAGTGAAGAAGAAATAAAAAAGGCCTATATAGAACTGTGCAAAAAATATCATCCTGATAAATATTCCAATAACCCTCTTAAAGATCTGGCGGAAGAAAAAATGAGGGAAATTAATGAAGCATATGATTACCTTATGGAGAATAAAAATAATAACGGATATTCAAATAAGAAAGAATACACAAACGATACTCAACTCTTCAGAGAAATCAGAATGGATATCCAAGGAAGCCGCCTTAAAGAAGCTGAAGAAAAATTAAACAGTATAAACAGCAGGAATGCAGAGTGGTATTTTTTAACGGGAGCTTTATATCAAAGAAAAGGCTGGTATGACGGAGCATACAGTAATTTCCAGACTGCCTATTCAATGGAACCGAGCAATATGGAATACAGAAGGGCTTTTGAACTGCTGAATACGGCAAATAACAATTACAGACAGCCTTACGGCCAGAGAGGCAACAATGACCTTTGTCAGATGTGTACAACTTTGTATTGTATGGATTGCTTATGTGAATCTATGGGGGGAGATTTTATAAGATGCATGTAA
- a CDS encoding S8 family serine peptidase → MKNIKKILSILLVFVMVVPAFAFAENEIQSQDVVSSEETVVESDKKVPAEMYKAGIDKDKKVEETGEKSDKDVRVIVEIEDDPAVVRATDKGKRFEEMGEKEKKEIEKSIISSQDKVIKAIEDKIDFEDKDAAKKEMPRFTTAFNGFAGFVKESDIKSIKETPGVKNVYISQEYERPQPDMNNSGGMVKAGETWDLGYKGEGTVIAIIDTGVDPRHHDMVLSDETTPKLDEGTVEGLISDNGLKGRYFTEKVPYGYNYYDENDEILDLGPGASQHGMHVAGTAGANGDPENGGIKGIAPESQLLAMKVFSNDPSYATTYDDIYLEAIDEAIKLGADVLNMSLGSAASFYVPESAVDSAITNAVNNGVVCSISAGNAGYISYGYDNPIKSNPDIGVVGAPSLSKDSISVASVENLKMTAPYLFYETEGEGNESLPTDSVIVKVYGVAYDKGYLEKNAEAQKTVVRVRKGETDREVYYKEIVNGEIKLYTMEGDPVDIDKYQGPTEVKYYGPGSNGDSMNVLKDNQGDYTEKESQKANAVQTSENSIVKIAMMVAGNINPVDVFGDNKVEYVDCGFGLPEDFEGKDLEGKVALVIRGQNPFTEKITNAQNAGSAGIIVYNHETGGEDLVNMATPANQTIPAVFIGNRGGTALAGLADKRIQFTNEVMSVSNPVGGQMSDFTSWGTTPTLEIKPEITAPGGQIYSTLQDNKYGTMSGTSMAAPHVSGGSALVRQYISENYEGLSLGEQTRLAKVLLMNTAEPLIDEYDAVYSPRRQGAGLMNLYGAVSTPVAVTDASTNEAKVELKDFDSENFSMTLRATNLSDDEVTYRVDTSVLTDEILNYQGTEYNLLGTVEMDAVVDAPGTVTVPANGSTEFTINVDFSGDENAYRNMFVEGFVTLTEVTDTHPTLSVPYVGFYGDWTEPSIIDGFEDLGEIPFYGMSGMVDTETYFMVPGKAAISPGTEMGEMNGTDTVTPVISFLRNAEKVEYNILKENGTKLTTIKSENFVRKTYIDGGVNPEYSFSLDRIWNGIARGGIVGDGLYYYQIKSKLQNTDEWQEKNIPVYVDTAAPVIKEISYSETTGNIRFKVEDATSGFRGYTVWIDGQQAVEFTPVEEGQDAYECPIGELIRGKNNPLVQIVAFDYALNGAIGSIALDHQTPEIYITYPALLNVYKNSEITVTGAVFNVTNPTVTLNGEEADEVRWNENVVVTNPDTGEIEKTGPGYEYSKAMTFEDGYNSVQVEAVSSGGGRLSISRYFYVDTNPPELNVTIEDRDPSSDTVNLTINMADNFPYLRLLVWGSEEFYRNGMEDLADNVVPINETTTVAIEGLEVGDNVIPIELTDYAGHVTEQTITITRTEEGTEGEAVSDVKGVIDLINKIPEAGKITLEDKATVESARSAYNALSTEDQKLVENINVLINAESIIEKLEAPEAELPSEPELP, encoded by the coding sequence ATGAAAAATATTAAAAAAATATTGTCAATTCTTCTTGTATTTGTAATGGTGGTACCTGCTTTTGCTTTTGCGGAGAATGAAATCCAAAGTCAGGATGTTGTAAGCTCCGAAGAGACGGTTGTCGAAAGTGATAAAAAAGTTCCGGCGGAGATGTATAAAGCAGGAATTGACAAAGACAAAAAGGTTGAGGAAACCGGAGAGAAAAGCGACAAAGATGTAAGGGTAATTGTAGAAATTGAAGATGACCCTGCCGTGGTACGCGCTACGGACAAGGGAAAGAGATTTGAAGAAATGGGAGAGAAAGAGAAGAAGGAAATAGAAAAGAGTATAATTTCTTCTCAAGATAAAGTAATAAAAGCCATTGAAGATAAGATAGATTTTGAAGATAAGGATGCCGCAAAAAAAGAAATGCCGAGGTTTACTACGGCATTTAACGGATTTGCCGGATTTGTAAAGGAAAGTGATATAAAGAGTATCAAAGAAACTCCGGGAGTTAAAAACGTATATATTTCCCAAGAATATGAAAGACCACAACCGGATATGAACAATTCCGGAGGTATGGTTAAAGCCGGAGAAACTTGGGATCTGGGATATAAAGGGGAAGGAACGGTTATAGCGATTATTGATACAGGAGTTGACCCAAGGCATCACGACATGGTATTGAGTGATGAGACTACACCGAAACTTGATGAAGGAACGGTGGAAGGGCTTATATCCGATAACGGACTTAAAGGAAGATATTTCACCGAAAAAGTTCCTTACGGATATAATTACTATGATGAAAATGACGAGATATTGGATTTGGGACCTGGTGCTTCCCAACATGGCATGCATGTGGCAGGAACCGCAGGTGCCAACGGAGATCCTGAAAACGGCGGAATCAAAGGAATAGCGCCGGAATCACAGCTTCTTGCAATGAAGGTATTCAGTAACGACCCTTCTTATGCAACTACTTACGATGATATATATCTTGAAGCTATAGATGAAGCCATAAAACTTGGAGCAGACGTATTGAATATGAGTTTAGGCTCCGCAGCTTCATTTTATGTACCGGAAAGTGCTGTAGATTCGGCTATCACCAATGCTGTCAATAACGGAGTAGTATGCTCTATATCCGCAGGAAATGCAGGATATATAAGCTACGGGTACGACAATCCCATAAAGTCGAATCCTGATATAGGAGTTGTAGGTGCGCCGAGTCTTTCAAAGGATTCAATATCAGTTGCTTCCGTTGAGAACTTAAAGATGACGGCTCCCTATTTGTTCTATGAAACAGAAGGGGAAGGAAATGAATCTCTTCCTACTGATTCTGTTATAGTAAAGGTATATGGAGTTGCTTACGATAAAGGTTACTTAGAGAAAAATGCTGAGGCTCAGAAAACAGTTGTAAGAGTAAGAAAAGGAGAAACTGATAGAGAAGTTTATTATAAAGAAATTGTGAACGGAGAAATTAAATTATATACTATGGAAGGGGATCCCGTTGATATTGATAAGTATCAAGGACCTACTGAAGTAAAATATTATGGTCCTGGTTCAAACGGTGACTCTATGAACGTCCTAAAGGATAATCAAGGGGATTATACCGAAAAAGAATCTCAGAAAGCCAATGCTGTTCAGACATCCGAAAACAGCATAGTTAAGATTGCCATGATGGTTGCCGGAAATATAAATCCTGTAGATGTATTCGGAGATAACAAAGTTGAATATGTTGACTGCGGTTTTGGATTGCCCGAAGATTTTGAAGGCAAGGATTTGGAGGGAAAAGTTGCTCTTGTTATACGTGGCCAAAATCCTTTTACGGAGAAAATAACTAATGCTCAAAATGCGGGCTCAGCAGGAATAATAGTCTATAACCATGAAACAGGGGGAGAAGATTTGGTAAATATGGCGACTCCTGCGAATCAGACAATTCCTGCCGTATTTATAGGAAATAGAGGAGGAACCGCTCTTGCCGGATTGGCAGATAAGAGAATTCAGTTTACTAACGAAGTAATGAGTGTTTCTAATCCTGTGGGAGGGCAGATGTCCGATTTCACTTCCTGGGGAACGACTCCTACTCTTGAGATAAAACCTGAGATTACAGCTCCTGGGGGACAGATCTATTCAACCCTTCAGGATAACAAGTATGGGACTATGAGCGGAACAAGTATGGCAGCACCTCATGTGTCGGGAGGTTCCGCATTGGTTAGACAGTATATATCGGAAAATTATGAAGGATTGTCTTTAGGGGAACAGACAAGACTTGCGAAGGTACTTCTTATGAATACGGCAGAGCCTTTGATAGATGAATATGATGCTGTTTATTCACCGAGAAGGCAGGGAGCGGGGTTAATGAACCTATACGGAGCGGTATCAACTCCTGTTGCTGTAACAGATGCTTCAACAAATGAAGCAAAGGTTGAACTGAAGGACTTTGACAGTGAAAACTTCTCTATGACCTTAAGAGCAACCAATTTGTCTGATGATGAAGTAACTTATAGAGTGGATACAAGTGTATTGACCGATGAAATACTGAATTATCAAGGTACGGAATATAATCTTTTAGGAACAGTGGAGATGGATGCAGTAGTAGATGCTCCGGGGACTGTAACTGTACCTGCTAACGGTTCAACGGAATTTACGATAAACGTTGATTTTTCCGGAGATGAAAATGCATACAGAAATATGTTCGTAGAAGGATTTGTAACCTTAACAGAAGTAACGGATACTCATCCGACCCTTAGTGTACCCTATGTGGGATTCTACGGGGATTGGACCGAACCGAGCATAATAGACGGGTTTGAAGATTTAGGAGAAATCCCGTTCTATGGGATGTCAGGCATGGTAGATACGGAGACTTATTTCATGGTTCCGGGAAAAGCTGCTATAAGTCCGGGAACAGAAATGGGTGAGATGAATGGCACCGATACTGTAACGCCTGTGATTTCATTCCTGAGGAATGCGGAAAAAGTAGAGTATAATATTTTGAAAGAGAATGGAACTAAATTAACGACGATTAAATCTGAAAATTTCGTAAGAAAGACTTATATAGACGGAGGCGTAAATCCCGAATATTCCTTCAGCCTTGACAGGATTTGGAACGGAATAGCAAGGGGAGGAATAGTTGGAGACGGGCTTTACTATTATCAGATAAAATCCAAGCTGCAGAATACCGACGAATGGCAGGAGAAAAACATTCCTGTATATGTGGATACGGCAGCACCTGTAATCAAAGAGATTTCTTACAGCGAAACTACAGGAAATATAAGATTTAAAGTAGAAGATGCTACGTCAGGCTTCAGAGGATATACCGTATGGATTGACGGACAACAGGCAGTAGAATTTACCCCAGTGGAGGAAGGACAGGATGCATATGAATGTCCGATAGGAGAATTAATAAGAGGAAAAAATAATCCTTTGGTACAGATAGTTGCCTTTGACTATGCTCTTAACGGAGCAATAGGTTCGATTGCTTTGGACCATCAGACTCCCGAAATATATATAACTTATCCGGCTTTGCTTAATGTATATAAGAACAGCGAAATAACGGTTACGGGAGCGGTATTTAATGTAACGAATCCGACAGTCACGCTTAACGGGGAAGAAGCGGACGAAGTAAGGTGGAATGAGAATGTTGTCGTAACAAACCCGGATACGGGAGAAATTGAAAAAACCGGCCCGGGATATGAATACAGCAAAGCTATGACTTTTGAAGACGGTTATAATTCAGTACAGGTTGAGGCTGTTTCTTCAGGAGGAGGAAGATTGTCCATTTCAAGATATTTCTATGTGGATACTAATCCTCCGGAATTAAACGTAACTATTGAAGACAGAGACCCGAGTTCCGACACTGTAAATCTGACAATTAATATGGCAGATAACTTCCCATATTTAAGGTTACTTGTATGGGGAAGTGAAGAATTCTATCGTAATGGAATGGAAGATTTGGCGGATAATGTAGTTCCTATAAACGAAACTACTACTGTAGCTATTGAAGGATTAGAGGTCGGAGATAATGTTATTCCGATAGAATTAACAGATTATGCCGGCCATGTAACTGAACAAACGATAACGATTACGAGGACGGAAGAAGGAACGGAAGGCGAAGCGGTAAGTGACGTGAAAGGTGTAATAGATTTAATCAATAAGATACCCGAAGCAGGGAAGATTACTTTGGAAGATAAAGCTACTGTTGAATCGGCAAGATCAGCTTATAATGCATTGAGTACCGAAGATCAAAAATTGGTGGAAAACATAAATGTATTGATAAATGCCGAATCCATAATCGAAAAATTGGAAGCTCCGGAAGCAGAACTTCCTTCTGAGCCTGAGCTTCCATAA
- a CDS encoding S-layer homology domain-containing protein, with product MSGKRRILSVFLVLILIIGIGNISFAQLSDIESHWAKDEILKLIEEKIILGYPDGTYKPDKTISWGELYIIVNRILNLNAENVQNPDEPINRGEAVKVLGQAFRIKNDDSNIKLGFSDEDRISEDLIDYLKGMKEGKYISGYTDGSFKPENIITRAEIAKVINSMCEKIYGSAQVYTGTVNGNMIVNGSEINLKDVVVKGDLYIAGVNSFKGENVKVEGRVIILGGTKGTVVFTNSTISKIIADREGVNLELKGTNIKELEVLSKNVVVKSDSKIENLIAGEDVTVNGSVIKKGQTLPKTTPAPVNQGGGNSGGGNSGGGNNSGGEDEPSVPEEKKIEAVFHESKVPNFGRVSVKVYGVDGAKKFSVYFKYFNGEENNREEGFVRPVDIGNETTEIYYREVDSVNIKVYEEDGTTLLYTFNNVTLTFDKFSE from the coding sequence ATGAGTGGAAAGAGAAGGATTTTATCGGTATTTTTGGTTTTAATACTGATAATTGGGATTGGGAACATTTCTTTTGCACAGTTAAGTGATATTGAATCCCATTGGGCAAAGGATGAAATTCTTAAATTGATCGAAGAAAAAATCATATTAGGATATCCGGACGGAACATATAAACCGGATAAAACCATATCTTGGGGAGAACTGTATATTATCGTAAACCGTATATTAAACTTAAATGCAGAAAATGTTCAAAATCCTGATGAACCGATTAACAGAGGAGAAGCAGTTAAAGTATTGGGACAAGCTTTTAGAATCAAAAATGATGATAGTAACATAAAACTTGGGTTTAGCGATGAGGATAGGATATCTGAGGATTTGATTGATTATTTAAAGGGAATGAAGGAAGGCAAATATATTTCCGGATATACCGACGGCAGTTTTAAACCTGAGAATATTATTACAAGGGCAGAAATTGCAAAAGTAATTAATAGCATGTGCGAGAAGATATACGGTTCTGCTCAGGTATATACCGGTACGGTAAATGGGAATATGATAGTAAACGGCAGTGAAATCAATTTAAAAGATGTAGTCGTTAAAGGGGATCTTTATATTGCCGGAGTCAACAGTTTTAAAGGGGAAAATGTAAAGGTTGAAGGACGTGTAATTATTCTTGGAGGAACGAAAGGCACGGTTGTTTTCACAAATTCGACTATATCAAAAATCATTGCGGATAGAGAGGGAGTAAATTTAGAACTTAAAGGTACGAATATAAAGGAATTAGAGGTATTATCCAAGAATGTTGTAGTCAAAAGCGATTCGAAGATAGAGAACTTAATAGCCGGAGAGGATGTAACCGTTAACGGTTCGGTGATAAAAAAAGGACAAACTCTGCCTAAGACGACTCCCGCACCTGTAAATCAAGGAGGAGGCAATTCCGGTGGTGGAAACTCAGGCGGCGGAAACAATTCCGGCGGAGAAGATGAACCTTCGGTACCGGAAGAGAAGAAGATAGAGGCTGTATTTCATGAATCAAAAGTACCTAATTTCGGGAGAGTATCTGTTAAGGTCTATGGAGTAGATGGAGCCAAAAAGTTTTCAGTATATTTCAAATACTTTAATGGAGAAGAAAATAATAGAGAAGAAGGTTTTGTCAGGCCTGTAGATATCGGGAACGAAACAACGGAGATATATTATAGAGAAGTTGACTCCGTGAATATTAAGGTGTATGAGGAAGATGGGACTACATTATTATATACGTTTAATAATGTAACATTAACGTTTGATAAATTTAGTGAATAG
- a CDS encoding aldo/keto reductase produces MAEIDSERIENIRNNNLKYRVKLPDGTLVPRLGQGTWHLGENPARRKSEIETLKFGVELGMTLIDTAEMYGNGSSEILVGEAIKGIRDKLFIVSKVYPHNAGLKNIFRSCENSLKRLNTDHLDLYLLHWRGSIPLEETIEGMEKLIKEGKILRWGVSNFDIDDMKELFKLGNGEHCTTNQVLYHLGSRGIEYDLLSWQEENHMPIMAYCPMAKAGELRRGLTENSTVRDIAAKYGVKPLQILLAWCMRSNNVIAIPKSSTKEHVLENAQSNFVELTEEDLQQLDTAFPKPHKKVPLDIV; encoded by the coding sequence ATGGCGGAAATTGATTCTGAAAGAATAGAGAATATCAGGAATAATAATTTAAAATATCGGGTAAAATTGCCTGACGGAACTTTAGTGCCGAGATTAGGTCAAGGAACTTGGCATCTGGGAGAAAATCCAGCAAGGAGAAAAAGTGAAATAGAAACTTTAAAATTTGGGGTAGAATTAGGAATGACATTAATTGATACCGCAGAAATGTATGGAAACGGAAGTTCTGAGATTCTGGTAGGGGAGGCAATAAAGGGAATAAGGGATAAGTTATTTATCGTGTCAAAAGTATATCCTCATAATGCAGGATTAAAAAATATTTTCAGAAGCTGCGAAAATAGTTTGAAAAGGCTGAATACGGATCACCTGGACCTTTATCTTCTCCATTGGAGGGGAAGTATTCCCTTGGAAGAGACAATTGAAGGAATGGAAAAACTGATTAAGGAAGGAAAAATTTTAAGATGGGGTGTATCCAATTTTGATATAGACGATATGAAGGAATTGTTTAAATTGGGGAATGGGGAGCATTGTACAACTAATCAGGTACTATACCATTTAGGCTCAAGAGGGATAGAATATGATCTTTTAAGTTGGCAGGAAGAAAATCATATGCCTATAATGGCCTATTGTCCTATGGCAAAGGCAGGAGAATTAAGAAGAGGATTGACCGAAAATTCTACGGTTCGGGATATTGCAGCAAAATATGGAGTAAAGCCTCTGCAGATTCTTTTAGCTTGGTGTATGCGCAGTAATAATGTAATAGCAATACCTAAATCGTCTACTAAAGAGCATGTATTGGAAAATGCCCAGTCAAATTTTGTTGAACTTACTGAAGAGGACCTTCAGCAATTAGATACTGCTTTTCCGAAACCACATAAGAAGGTACCCCTTGATATTGTATAG
- a CDS encoding DUF5685 family protein → MFGYVTPYKMELKIKDYEKIKGYYCGLCKVLKDNYGNIIRISLNYDVVFMAIFLDAFNKDEPQYTKNNCILHPIKKRIFVINNDALNYAASINIALTYYKILDDIKDENSLRGKFLSPILKRYLKKIPAEYQNIENMIADKLNELYAAESKGNSSNLDELSHPFGELTALLLTSYVGKKDNYEKIYNLGYNLGRWIYIIDAFDDLEKDIKENKFNAINSVMNGEKIEDRINFVLTSYGRECAETLDTLPLYKNQDILYNIFTFGLLEKMDRVFLKKKNDKEEKNEKSI, encoded by the coding sequence ATGTTTGGATATGTAACCCCATATAAAATGGAACTTAAAATAAAGGATTATGAAAAAATAAAGGGATATTATTGTGGATTATGCAAGGTTCTGAAGGATAATTACGGAAATATTATAAGAATTTCTTTAAACTATGATGTAGTATTTATGGCGATATTTCTTGATGCTTTCAATAAGGATGAACCTCAATATACAAAAAATAATTGTATACTTCATCCGATAAAAAAGCGAATATTCGTAATAAACAATGACGCTTTGAACTACGCCGCTTCTATAAATATTGCCTTGACTTACTATAAGATATTGGATGATATAAAGGATGAAAATTCTCTTAGAGGAAAATTTCTTTCACCAATTTTAAAAAGATACCTTAAAAAAATTCCCGCTGAATACCAAAATATAGAGAATATGATTGCCGACAAATTAAACGAGCTGTATGCTGCCGAAAGTAAAGGCAATTCCTCAAATTTAGACGAATTAAGCCATCCCTTCGGAGAACTGACGGCATTGTTGCTTACTTCTTATGTAGGCAAAAAAGATAATTATGAAAAAATATATAATTTAGGATATAATTTAGGAAGATGGATCTATATAATTGATGCTTTTGATGATTTGGAAAAAGATATAAAGGAAAATAAATTCAACGCTATTAACAGCGTGATGAACGGAGAAAAAATTGAAGACAGAATAAATTTCGTATTAACATCTTACGGAAGGGAATGTGCGGAAACCTTAGACACTCTTCCTCTATATAAAAATCAAGATATACTTTATAACATATTCACTTTTGGACTTTTAGAAAAAATGGACCGGGTATTTTTAAAAAAGAAAAACGATAAGGAGGAAAAAAATGAAAAATCCATATGA
- a CDS encoding Ig-like domain-containing protein, translating to MKKYLSIFLAALLIVLSFSPVYGDSSTDDLYEQSGEILKSAGVLTGNEKGDLMLEDNLKRQDLVVLISRLYKQENTAKKHKGDITFKDVNNNFYKPYIAWSVEKKLIVGNADGTFGFDKPVTVQQFQTILLRALGYEEEAQNWDNVPTIAAGLGLMENLITTSTESLSRGLMSAMTINALNLTRKGSSSTLAESLDITLPDIFTVTASPTIDKDTITIEGKAKGADSLKLQLKPASDTMTSEEKSVDISLKSDGRFSVTVPGLESGNWSYRFTNGRYYTKYEDFTIEDIPFEFAGAKADNLKEITLSFSKAIDKESSLFLSNFSTNGGKIKNVKLYNDNKDIVLTLENPMTNNKDYKVAAYKIKSAKGEELSIKDTAFTAADNSIPSVESVNQLGNKGIKIYFSEPLKSVKASNFKIDDKSFVGKVELNDRVVTLTYYSTSNALEEGQHVLTTSELYDFAGYKSVNEDVPFDIITDDEPPAITEKRATLEEVIITFDEDIDPSTVSKTNFYWKSGSSKKYPSDVKVVDNEVILDFSSNKLPNYETTLYITSVGDYSGNKLKDEEIKVTPVIDKTPPEVVSVFLEEDGKSIKVYFSKNVNAGNRTYYILKDKDGKNISIKNISGSGREYVINLFNPLPIGSNTLTIQNVEDTTALKNVIKTYTTTIEASDLIRPKVESYSGVANQIMLKFSKEMDMATVDDPSNYLITFNGKQIYMPKDTEFSLINDNQTVLVTLPDTIDGKEVKIGTSGNLTGLQISRLKDLKGNFLDPDVVNLNFEYSSSGKARAKDYYSNIPGKQAILEEADIIKIRFNQPIISASPDDFSISEGKIDDVICDGSDIVTLRLNSRDETTISSSALSIKSDNDMETFIDTGVEGGRVYILDKVPPRVEENDGYLNVSSKNKIELPFTESLDSESAALFRRDLEITRLSDGYVLSEKDYTTSLKSSDPSIVLITIDRDSSQESVYSIAIKDTPQYIMDKDGNVLIESGEYYTDRDF from the coding sequence ATGAAAAAATATTTATCAATATTCTTAGCAGCCTTACTTATAGTTTTATCTTTTTCTCCTGTATATGGCGATTCTTCCACAGATGATCTATACGAGCAATCGGGAGAAATCCTCAAATCCGCAGGAGTACTTACAGGGAATGAAAAAGGAGATTTAATGCTTGAGGATAATTTAAAAAGGCAAGACTTAGTAGTATTGATATCAAGACTTTATAAGCAGGAAAACACTGCAAAAAAACACAAAGGAGATATTACTTTCAAGGATGTAAACAATAATTTTTATAAACCATATATAGCCTGGTCTGTTGAAAAGAAACTTATCGTAGGAAATGCCGACGGTACTTTCGGATTTGATAAGCCTGTAACAGTACAACAATTTCAAACAATACTCTTAAGAGCATTGGGATATGAGGAAGAAGCACAAAATTGGGATAACGTGCCTACCATAGCTGCAGGACTTGGGCTTATGGAAAATTTGATTACTACTTCAACGGAAAGTTTAAGCCGTGGATTAATGTCTGCAATGACAATTAATGCTCTCAACCTTACGAGAAAGGGAAGCAGTTCGACTTTGGCCGAAAGTTTGGACATTACTCTTCCCGACATATTCACCGTAACCGCTTCGCCGACTATAGACAAAGATACAATAACAATAGAAGGGAAAGCTAAGGGAGCCGATTCCCTAAAACTCCAGCTAAAACCTGCCTCCGATACCATGACTTCCGAGGAAAAAAGTGTTGATATATCATTAAAATCCGACGGAAGATTTTCCGTAACCGTCCCCGGATTGGAAAGCGGAAACTGGAGCTATAGATTTACAAACGGCCGTTATTATACAAAATATGAAGATTTTACAATCGAAGATATCCCTTTTGAGTTTGCTGGAGCAAAAGCAGATAATTTGAAAGAAATAACCCTTTCCTTTTCAAAAGCCATTGATAAGGAATCTTCCCTATTTTTAAGCAATTTTTCCACTAATGGCGGAAAAATTAAAAATGTAAAACTTTACAATGATAATAAGGATATTGTTTTAACTCTTGAAAATCCTATGACCAACAATAAAGATTATAAAGTAGCAGCATATAAAATAAAATCTGCTAAAGGAGAAGAATTGTCAATAAAAGATACTGCTTTTACCGCAGCCGATAATTCCATACCTTCTGTAGAATCTGTAAATCAGCTCGGAAATAAGGGTATCAAAATATACTTCTCTGAGCCATTAAAAAGTGTCAAAGCTTCAAATTTTAAAATTGATGATAAAAGTTTTGTAGGAAAAGTAGAATTAAACGACAGGGTTGTGACTCTTACCTATTATTCGACTTCCAACGCCCTTGAAGAAGGTCAGCATGTTCTGACTACATCTGAATTGTATGATTTCGCAGGATATAAATCCGTAAACGAGGATGTTCCCTTTGATATAATAACGGATGATGAGCCTCCTGCTATCACAGAAAAAAGAGCAACATTGGAAGAAGTAATAATTACTTTCGATGAGGATATAGATCCCTCTACCGTAAGTAAAACCAATTTTTATTGGAAATCCGGATCTTCAAAAAAATATCCTTCAGATGTAAAAGTAGTAGATAATGAAGTAATCCTTGATTTTTCCTCAAATAAACTTCCAAATTATGAAACAACTTTATATATCACCTCAGTGGGAGATTACTCGGGAAACAAGTTGAAGGATGAAGAAATAAAAGTAACTCCGGTAATAGATAAGACTCCTCCGGAAGTAGTAAGTGTATTCCTTGAAGAAGATGGAAAATCCATAAAGGTTTATTTCAGTAAAAATGTCAACGCAGGGAACAGAACTTATTATATCTTAAAGGATAAGGACGGAAAAAATATAAGCATTAAGAATATATCCGGTTCCGGCAGAGAATATGTTATAAATCTTTTTAATCCGCTGCCAATAGGAAGCAATACATTAACCATTCAGAACGTTGAGGATACCACCGCATTGAAAAATGTGATAAAAACCTATACTACTACAATAGAAGCATCCGACCTTATAAGGCCGAAAGTTGAAAGCTATTCGGGAGTAGCAAACCAGATAATGCTGAAATTCTCAAAGGAAATGGATATGGCAACAGTGGATGATCCTTCAAATTATCTTATTACCTTTAACGGAAAACAGATTTATATGCCGAAGGATACCGAATTTTCATTAATAAATGACAATCAAACAGTTCTTGTTACTCTTCCCGATACTATAGACGGAAAAGAAGTAAAAATAGGTACATCAGGAAATCTAACAGGACTTCAAATATCGAGATTAAAAGATCTTAAAGGAAATTTTCTTGACCCGGACGTAGTGAATTTAAATTTTGAATACAGCAGTTCAGGAAAAGCAAGAGCAAAGGACTATTACTCCAATATTCCGGGAAAACAAGCAATATTGGAAGAAGCGGATATTATAAAAATAAGATTCAATCAACCTATCATATCCGCAAGTCCCGACGATTTCTCTATATCGGAAGGAAAAATAGATGATGTAATATGTGATGGTTCGGATATAGTAACTTTAAGATTGAATTCCAGAGATGAAACCACCATATCATCAAGCGCATTAAGCATTAAAAGCGATAACGATATGGAGACATTCATAGACACGGGAGTAGAAGGTGGAAGAGTATATATATTGGATAAAGTTCCTCCTCGTGTTGAAGAAAATGATGGTTATCTGAATGTGTCAAGCAAAAACAAAATCGAACTTCCCTTCACGGAATCATTGGACAGCGAATCTGCAGCATTATTCAGGAGAGACTTAGAGATCACAAGACTTAGTGACGGATATGTATTAAGCGAAAAAGATTATACAACAAGTCTGAAATCTTCCGATCCCAGTATAGTCCTTATAACCATAGATAGGGATTCGTCCCAAGAATCCGTTTATTCAATTGCTATCAAAGACACTCCTCAATATATAATGGACAAAGATGGAAATGTCCTAATAGAATCAGGAGAATATTATACAGATAGGGACTTCTAA